One region of uncultured Sulfurimonas sp. genomic DNA includes:
- the clpA gene encoding ATP-dependent Clp protease ATP-binding subunit ClpA, with amino-acid sequence MISTNLNDIFQKSILYAKELRHEYLTIEHVFYLLLNSYEGAEIIRTCGGEVDKMKEELKNYILTNIETLPENIKQDPYESLALSRLIDNMIKHIQSAQQASADVGDLLAALYEEENSFSYILLNEYQISKLDILELISHREPSEVSSEKEKFLNKYCINLLEKAKEGKIDPVIGRESEIKRVVQILCRRKKNNPILVGEAGVGKTAIAEGLALEISNANVPDIIKEAELFALDLSALLAGTKYRGDFEKRLKGVMDELKTHPNAILFIDEIHTLIGAGATSGTMDAANQLKPALASGELKCMGATTFAEYRNGFEKDKALSRRFSKVDVDEPSVKTSYKILKGLKSRYEKHHNVTYTNEALKSSVELSKRYITDRFLPDKAIDIIDETAASFHLKNRKKRKVTAQDIEKTISNIIGISSSKVSKDEISSLMNLESSLKQKVIGQDAAVIEVAKAIKISKAGLTPSNKPIASFLFSGPTGVGKTELAISLSQTLGINFERFDMSEYMEKHALSRLVGAPPGYVGYEQGGLLTEAIKKHPYSVLLLDEIEKAHPDLINILLQIMDSATLTDNNGYKANFQNIILIMTSNIGANARSVMGFNKDESISKNEELKSFFAPEFRNRLDAIIEFTQLSLDTVKDIVSKFINELNKDLKKKKITVTISEKARDFIAKSGYSKEMGARPLKRYIQDNITNKLSDEILFGTLKNGGNVEVEFSKKLILKFKKPDDSTIK; translated from the coding sequence ATGATAAGTACAAATTTAAATGACATTTTTCAAAAATCAATCCTCTACGCGAAAGAGCTAAGACACGAATATTTAACCATAGAACATGTTTTTTATCTACTACTTAACTCTTATGAGGGTGCAGAAATTATACGCACTTGTGGAGGAGAAGTAGATAAAATGAAAGAAGAGTTAAAAAATTATATACTCACAAATATAGAGACTCTTCCTGAAAATATCAAACAAGACCCTTATGAGAGTTTAGCTCTCTCAAGACTTATAGACAATATGATAAAACATATCCAAAGTGCACAACAAGCTAGTGCTGATGTAGGAGACCTTTTAGCTGCTTTATATGAAGAAGAAAACAGTTTTAGTTACATACTTTTAAATGAGTATCAAATATCTAAACTTGATATTTTAGAACTTATTTCACATCGTGAACCATCTGAAGTATCTAGTGAAAAAGAGAAATTTTTAAATAAATACTGCATAAATCTTCTTGAAAAAGCAAAAGAGGGAAAAATTGATCCCGTAATTGGTCGAGAGAGTGAGATAAAAAGAGTTGTGCAAATACTATGTAGGCGCAAAAAGAACAATCCTATCTTAGTTGGAGAAGCTGGAGTTGGTAAAACCGCTATAGCTGAGGGACTTGCACTTGAAATTTCAAATGCAAATGTACCTGACATCATAAAAGAAGCTGAACTTTTTGCCTTAGATTTAAGTGCTTTGCTTGCAGGAACAAAATACAGAGGAGATTTTGAAAAGAGACTAAAAGGCGTGATGGATGAGTTAAAAACACATCCAAATGCTATTTTATTTATAGATGAGATTCATACTCTTATAGGTGCTGGAGCTACAAGCGGTACAATGGATGCAGCAAACCAACTAAAACCAGCTTTAGCATCTGGGGAGTTAAAATGCATGGGTGCTACAACTTTTGCAGAGTACAGAAACGGTTTTGAAAAAGACAAAGCACTAAGTAGAAGATTTTCCAAAGTAGATGTTGATGAGCCATCTGTAAAAACGAGCTATAAAATCTTAAAAGGTTTAAAAAGCAGATACGAAAAGCATCATAATGTAACTTATACAAATGAAGCACTAAAGAGTTCTGTTGAACTTTCTAAAAGATATATTACAGACAGATTTCTACCAGATAAAGCCATCGATATTATAGATGAAACAGCAGCTTCTTTTCATCTAAAAAACCGCAAAAAAAGAAAAGTTACAGCTCAAGATATAGAAAAAACAATTTCAAATATCATTGGCATCTCGAGCTCAAAAGTAAGTAAAGATGAAATTAGTTCACTTATGAACTTAGAGAGTAGTTTAAAACAAAAAGTTATCGGTCAAGATGCAGCTGTTATAGAAGTTGCAAAAGCTATAAAAATATCTAAAGCAGGACTTACTCCATCAAATAAACCGATAGCTTCATTTTTGTTCTCAGGTCCAACTGGTGTTGGTAAAACAGAGCTTGCAATCTCACTAAGTCAAACTTTAGGCATAAACTTTGAAAGATTTGATATGAGTGAATATATGGAGAAACATGCACTATCTCGTCTTGTTGGAGCACCTCCTGGTTATGTTGGATATGAGCAAGGTGGACTTTTAACGGAAGCTATAAAAAAGCACCCTTATAGTGTCTTGCTTTTAGATGAAATAGAAAAAGCTCATCCAGATTTAATAAATATCCTACTGCAAATTATGGATAGTGCTACTTTAACTGATAACAATGGTTATAAAGCAAATTTTCAAAATATTATTTTAATAATGACTTCAAATATAGGTGCTAATGCTAGAAGTGTTATGGGTTTTAACAAAGATGAAAGCATCTCAAAAAATGAAGAATTAAAATCATTTTTTGCACCTGAATTTAGAAATAGGTTAGATGCTATTATTGAGTTTACTCAACTTAGTTTAGACACAGTAAAAGACATTGTAAGTAAATTTATAAATGAGCTAAATAAAGATTTAAAAAAGAAAAAAATAACTGTAACAATCTCAGAAAAAGCAAGAGATTTCATTGCTAAAAGTGGATACTCTAAAGAGATGGGAGCAAGACCATTAAAAAGATACATTCAAGATAATATAACAAATAAATTAAGCGATGAAATACTTTTTGGAACACTAAAAAATGGTGGAAATGTTGAAGTAGAATTCAGTAAAAAATTAATTTTAAAATTTAAAAAACCTGATGATTCCACAATTAAATAA
- the bioD gene encoding dethiobiotin synthase has translation MKKRIFITATNTDIGKTYTTKLLLKEFASRGLRVGVIKPIETGVINGFAPDGSELLKTVQELNAEFKYIKVEDIVPITYELPATPFISSNNAKLDFKKLDDAIKKLEKLCDVLIIEGAGGLFVPVDEDTMMVDLITHFKACALLVTHCSLGCINDTLLSEKLLEDKKIKYAVAFNCRENDESFSRVSEPYFLHQGFQVMKVSENIDTICDVLYNL, from the coding sequence TTGAAAAAAAGAATTTTTATAACAGCAACAAATACAGATATAGGTAAAACTTACACAACAAAACTGCTCTTAAAAGAGTTTGCATCTAGAGGTTTAAGAGTTGGTGTTATAAAGCCCATAGAAACTGGAGTTATAAATGGTTTTGCTCCTGATGGTAGTGAACTTTTAAAAACTGTACAGGAGTTAAATGCTGAGTTTAAATATATAAAAGTTGAAGATATTGTTCCCATAACTTATGAATTGCCAGCTACTCCTTTTATCTCTTCAAACAATGCAAAATTAGATTTTAAAAAATTAGATGATGCAATAAAAAAACTTGAAAAACTTTGTGATGTTCTTATCATAGAAGGGGCAGGCGGGCTTTTTGTGCCAGTTGATGAAGATACTATGATGGTTGATTTGATAACTCACTTTAAAGCCTGCGCACTCTTAGTTACACACTGCTCACTTGGATGCATAAATGATACACTTTTGAGTGAAAAACTACTAGAAGATAAAAAGATAAAATATGCCGTAGCTTTTAATTGCAGAGAAAATGATGAGAGTTTTTCAAGAGTTTCTGAGCCGTATTTTTTACATCAAGGATTTCAAGTGATGAAAGTCAGTGAAAATATTGACACCATTTGCGATGTCTTGTATAATCTGTAA
- a CDS encoding aminodeoxychorismate synthase component I, with protein MTFEHLNELGKKRVPFLFISDFLAQNIEAIPLDKLSNHDIEFCIDENYAKTKHNEFFKKEAISFDAYKKKFDKIIEHIKSGDTYLLNLTAPTKIYSDLTLKEIYDVANASYKLRYKDKFVCFSPEKFIHIKDSLIHTFPMKGTIDASIIDAKEKILSNKKEMAEHTMVVDLLRNDLSIVASKVKVKEFRYVQKIDSGEKELLQVSSHISGYVGKDWHEKIGDILKALLPAGSISGTPKKSTLEIIKNIEGYDRGFFSGVFGIYDGEKFDSGVMIRFVEKTGDGYIYKSGGGITLDSEADLEYNELLDKVYLP; from the coding sequence ATGACATTTGAGCATCTAAATGAGTTAGGCAAAAAGAGGGTGCCTTTTTTATTTATAAGTGATTTTTTAGCGCAAAATATTGAAGCTATCCCTTTGGATAAACTTTCTAATCATGACATTGAATTTTGTATAGATGAAAATTATGCAAAAACTAAACATAATGAATTTTTTAAAAAAGAAGCTATAAGTTTTGATGCTTACAAAAAGAAGTTTGATAAAATTATAGAGCATATAAAATCGGGCGACACATATCTTTTAAATCTTACAGCTCCAACAAAAATCTACTCAGATTTAACTCTAAAAGAGATTTATGATGTAGCAAATGCAAGTTACAAACTTAGATATAAAGATAAGTTTGTATGTTTTTCACCTGAAAAATTCATACACATAAAAGACTCTTTAATTCACACTTTTCCCATGAAAGGGACTATAGATGCATCTATAATAGATGCAAAAGAGAAAATACTTAGCAATAAAAAAGAGATGGCTGAACACACTATGGTTGTTGATCTTTTGAGAAACGATTTATCAATAGTAGCATCTAAAGTTAAGGTTAAAGAGTTTAGATATGTTCAAAAGATAGACTCTGGAGAAAAAGAACTTTTGCAAGTAAGCTCACACATTAGTGGTTATGTTGGCAAAGATTGGCATGAAAAAATAGGCGATATATTAAAAGCTCTTCTTCCAGCTGGTAGTATAAGCGGAACACCAAAAAAAAGCACTTTAGAGATTATAAAAAATATTGAAGGCTACGATAGAGGTTTTTTCAGCGGTGTCTTTGGCATCTACGATGGAGAAAAATTTGATAGCGGTGTAATGATTCGTTTTGTTGAAAAAACTGGGGACGGTTATATTTACAAAAGTGGAGGCGGAATAACTTTAGATAGCGAAGCGGATTTAGAATATAATGAACTTTTAGACAAAGTTTATTTGCCTTAG
- a CDS encoding aminotransferase class I/II-fold pyridoxal phosphate-dependent enzyme has translation MNNFEEYCTKFVQSIGNKEGAVSPVITSSASFAYGTPEIAEGIFDGSIKKPLYSRMGNPTTAKLESIMAQMDGGVAAIATSSGMGATTLACMSLLAYGDEIISIGGLFGGTYAFFSETLIRFGIKTNFFDVDDFKAIKEAINENTKIIFLESVGNPNMRLPDIKQIAQIADKAGVIFVVDNTITPLSISPLALGADISIYSTTKLISGNSSALGGCAVFRAINVDADKLKSPRYEFLTKFIKGAGKMALFANAKKRALRDFGMSANANASYQTMLGLETLPIRLSRITHSVEVITSTLSESGLDINHPSLKSHPHHDRYINDFQNGCGTLFTIDMKSKERAFEFLNKTKLATLTANIGDNRTLALHMASTIYRDFDEKTRKFLGISDGLIRISVGLENPQDIIEDFLQASEQ, from the coding sequence ATGAATAATTTTGAAGAGTATTGTACCAAATTTGTCCAATCAATAGGGAACAAAGAGGGAGCAGTTAGTCCAGTTATTACGAGTTCAGCATCTTTTGCTTATGGCACTCCAGAAATAGCAGAGGGAATTTTTGATGGAAGTATTAAAAAACCTCTATATTCTCGTATGGGAAATCCAACTACGGCAAAACTTGAGAGTATAATGGCGCAAATGGATGGAGGAGTAGCAGCGATAGCAACTAGCTCAGGTATGGGAGCTACAACTCTTGCTTGTATGTCACTTCTTGCTTACGGAGATGAAATCATTTCTATAGGTGGATTATTTGGTGGAACTTATGCGTTTTTTTCAGAAACACTAATTCGTTTTGGCATAAAAACTAACTTCTTTGATGTTGATGATTTTAAGGCAATAAAAGAAGCTATAAATGAAAACACAAAAATTATCTTTTTAGAGAGTGTTGGAAATCCAAATATGAGACTTCCAGATATAAAACAAATCGCACAAATAGCAGATAAAGCAGGAGTTATTTTTGTAGTTGATAACACAATTACACCTCTTAGCATCTCTCCTTTAGCTCTTGGCGCAGATATCAGCATCTACTCAACTACAAAATTAATCTCAGGAAATTCTTCAGCACTTGGAGGATGCGCAGTATTTCGTGCAATTAACGTAGATGCTGACAAACTAAAATCTCCAAGATATGAATTTTTAACAAAGTTTATAAAAGGTGCAGGAAAAATGGCACTCTTTGCAAATGCCAAAAAAAGAGCCTTAAGAGATTTTGGAATGAGCGCAAATGCAAATGCAAGCTATCAAACTATGCTCGGACTTGAGACTCTTCCTATTAGACTCTCTAGAATAACGCACAGCGTAGAAGTCATAACATCTACACTTAGTGAAAGTGGCTTAGATATAAATCATCCATCACTAAAATCACACCCTCATCATGATAGATACATCAATGATTTTCAAAATGGTTGTGGTACACTTTTTACTATTGATATGAAAAGTAAAGAGAGAGCTTTTGAGTTTTTAAATAAAACAAAACTAGCAACTCTAACAGCAAATATAGGTGATAACAGAACTCTAGCACTTCACATGGCTTCAACTATATATAGAGATTTTGATGAAAAAACAAGAAAATTTTTGGGAATAAGTGATGGCCTTATCCGAATCTCTGTAGGTTTAGAAAATCCACAAGATATTATTGAAGATTTTTTACAAGCGAGTGAGCAATAA
- a CDS encoding aspartate carbamoyltransferase catalytic subunit — protein sequence MQHLIRTDDFNVQEIEEIFADARKFGSGGFERILQDKIIITLFFENSTRTRSSFEIAAKRLGAEMVHLDVAKSSTKKGETLVDTAMNLDAMNPHAIVVRHQNAGVPKILSNHTKSAIINAGDGAHAHPTQALLDLFTLTEHFKDVRGKKIAIVGDIKNSRVANSNIELLTRFGMEVILVAPPHFLPKTKLRTTHFLKEIIDEVDAIMSLRTQTERHSSQSYASLKDYASDFCITTELVGDRDILLLHPGPVHRNVDICDALLADKRCKVLEQVTNGVSIRMAVLKKLIHDI from the coding sequence ATGCAACATTTAATACGTACAGATGACTTTAACGTTCAAGAGATAGAAGAAATCTTTGCAGATGCAAGAAAATTTGGTAGCGGTGGATTTGAGAGAATACTTCAAGATAAAATTATAATTACACTTTTTTTTGAAAACTCTACAAGAACTAGAAGTTCATTTGAGATAGCTGCAAAGAGACTCGGTGCTGAGATGGTTCACTTAGATGTTGCAAAAAGTTCTACTAAAAAAGGTGAAACTTTAGTAGATACTGCCATGAATTTGGATGCTATGAACCCTCATGCCATAGTTGTTAGGCATCAAAACGCTGGTGTTCCCAAGATATTGTCAAACCATACAAAATCAGCTATCATAAATGCAGGTGATGGTGCTCATGCTCATCCAACTCAAGCGCTTCTTGATTTGTTTACTTTAACAGAACACTTTAAAGATGTAAGAGGCAAAAAAATAGCCATAGTTGGAGATATAAAAAACTCAAGAGTTGCTAACTCAAACATAGAACTACTCACAAGATTTGGTATGGAAGTTATCTTAGTAGCACCTCCGCATTTTTTGCCAAAGACTAAACTTAGAACTACTCACTTTTTAAAAGAAATCATTGATGAAGTTGACGCCATAATGAGCCTTAGAACTCAAACGGAGAGACACTCTTCTCAAAGTTATGCATCTCTTAAAGATTATGCGAGTGATTTTTGTATAACTACGGAACTGGTTGGAGATAGAGATATACTACTTTTACACCCTGGTCCAGTTCATAGAAATGTAGATATCTGCGATGCACTTTTAGCAGATAAGAGATGCAAGGTGCTAGAGCAGGTTACAAATGGTGTCTCTATAAGAATGGCGGTTTTAAAAAAACTTATACATGACATTTGA
- the aat gene encoding leucyl/phenylalanyl-tRNA--protein transferase, translated as MIPQLNKYELKFPNVEKANPDGILAWGGDLSPSRLILAYENGIFPWFNHGDPILWWSPNPRFIMELDDFKISKSLKKSMKKFEYKFDNNFEEVMRKCSNIQRNNQAGTWISSDIIEAFTTLRGMGRAHSIESYKDNKLVGGLYGLAIGKVFCGESMFAEVSDASKSAYAILVKHLKKWGYDFIDCQVPTEHLRSLGAKEVKREYFINRLLKVKMEKINNNWEIDKELI; from the coding sequence ATGATTCCACAATTAAATAAATATGAACTAAAATTTCCAAATGTAGAAAAAGCAAATCCAGATGGAATCTTAGCTTGGGGAGGGGATTTATCTCCTTCAAGATTAATACTCGCCTATGAAAACGGCATCTTTCCTTGGTTCAATCATGGAGACCCAATATTATGGTGGTCACCAAACCCTAGATTTATTATGGAACTAGATGATTTTAAAATCAGCAAATCACTTAAAAAAAGCATGAAAAAGTTTGAATACAAGTTTGATAATAACTTTGAAGAAGTAATGCGTAAATGCTCTAATATACAAAGAAATAATCAAGCAGGAACATGGATAAGTTCTGATATTATTGAAGCTTTTACTACTCTTCGTGGTATGGGCAGAGCACATTCAATTGAGAGTTATAAAGATAATAAACTGGTTGGTGGGCTTTATGGACTAGCTATCGGAAAAGTGTTTTGTGGAGAATCAATGTTTGCAGAAGTAAGTGACGCTTCTAAGTCTGCTTATGCAATTTTAGTCAAACATTTAAAAAAATGGGGATATGACTTTATAGATTGTCAAGTACCAACAGAGCATCTAAGGAGTTTAGGTGCAAAAGAAGTAAAAAGAGAATACTTTATAAATAGATTATTAAAAGTAAAAATGGAAAAAATAAATAATAATTGGGAAATAGATAAAGAGTTAATATAA
- a CDS encoding ATP-dependent Clp protease adaptor ClpS: protein MAMDTDLELCDEVKIKYPKKYKVFLLNDDYTSMDFVVDILMSIFHKSYTQAEQIMLDIHKKERGLCGVYTHEIAETKVMQVHKKAKDNGFPLKAIMEEE, encoded by the coding sequence ATGGCGATGGATACAGATTTAGAACTTTGCGATGAAGTAAAGATAAAATATCCAAAAAAGTATAAGGTTTTTCTTTTAAATGATGACTATACTTCTATGGATTTTGTGGTAGATATTTTAATGAGTATATTTCATAAAAGCTACACTCAAGCAGAACAGATTATGCTTGATATTCATAAAAAAGAGCGCGGACTATGCGGTGTTTACACTCATGAAATTGCAGAAACTAAAGTTATGCAAGTACACAAAAAAGCTAAAGACAATGGCTTTCCACTAAAAGCAATAATGGAAGAAGAATAA